GTTTTACAGATCAACAAGGGAGTATAACCCCTCCTGTTCTGAAACAGAATCACCTGCTCCTTCTTTTCAAGAGCCTCTTTTATACCATCAATAAGCACGCTTGTAAAATGCGACTGAATGGTCTTTTTGCTGGTCTCCTCTGCTATACCCACCACCTTGATCGCCGGCAGATTCGATTCTCCGTAACGTTGTCTAAGCTCAGCAAAACCATATTTTCCCGTCTTCGAATTAAAGTAACTCTCCAGCGAAGGGGTGGCTGAACCGAGCAATACTTTAGCCTCATGCAGGCGTCCGGCGTAAATCGCTGTATCCCTGGCATGGTATCTCGGCGCAGGATCATATTGCTTGTAGGACGACTCGTGTTCTTCATCAACCACGATCAATCCCAGCCCGGTAAAGGGCAGAAAAACTGCCGATCTCGCTCCTAATACAACGTTGTACTCGTTATTAAGTACCTTCGTCCACACTTCAGCACGTTCGTTATCACCTAACCTCGAGTGGTAGATTCCGATTTTGCTTCCAAAATATTCTCTGAGCCGTTCTATTATCTGTGTTGTAAGCGCTATTTCGGGTAACAGATACAACACCTGCCTTCCCGACGTAATACACTCTTCAATTAACCGGATATAAACTTGCGTTTTACCTGAAGACGTAATACCATGCAGCAATACCACATCTTTCTCTTCAAACAATTTTTTTATACCCTCTAATGTTTGTTCCTGCTCTTCGCTAAGCGTAAACTCCTTCAGATGCTCATAATCCCCTTCCTTAAGCCTGCTTACAACCCGGTTCTCCACAACAAATATCTCTTTGTCAATTAAGGCTTTTAACGGTCCATTGCCGCTTCCGCTTTCTTCAAGGATTTCCTTTTTTCCTACATAAGGACTGCTCCTGCTTAACTTCAGATAAGCGAGAAGGATATCCAGCTGCTTCGGACTGCGTTCAAGGACATTGAAAAGGGCTTTCCGGTTGTCGGCATCGGCATAAAATGAATGGAGCGTGATATATGCCACTTGTTTTGGCTTATAGCGCTCGACAACTTCTTCGGATATATGAATAACCCCCTTATCAAAAAGCGATTTCAGTAACCTGAATACCGATTTCTGACCAAGTAACTTCACAATGTCACTTACCTTGAGCTCAGGCTGAATCTCAAGTGCATCTATAATAAGGAATTCTTTATCATTGAAGTCCTTTTTGTCATAAACAGCATCCTTAAGCAAAACCACCCTGGTCTCACTGGCCAGCTTTAACGCCGATGGAAGTGCTGCCTGCATCACTTCGCCAAGGTGACACATATAGTATGCGGAAATCCACTCCCAGAGCTTAAGCTGATGCTGATTTACAACCGGACTCTCGTCGAGTACGTCAATCACATATTTAGCCTCATACAGTTTCGGCGGATTTTCACTTATATGATAAATGATAGCAGTGTAAATTCTGCTTTTGCCAAATTGCACTACCACCCGCTTGCCTACAGCAACCTGTTCATTCAGCGATTGCGGCACCCGGTAAGTATAGGTCTTGGATATAGCCAGGGGTAGGATTACATCAACAAAGAATGTTTTTAGCTCTCCCTTCTCTTCATTCAGTTCCAGCATTATTTATTTTTAACAGCAGCCAGCAATAGAAATAACCAGCCTATAATAAACATCAGGCCGCCGATTGGAGTTATCGGCCCAAGGAAACCGGCGCTTAAACCGGTTACAGCACGGGTAGAGAGTAAATATAACGAGCCTGAAAAGAGGAAAATGCCCAGGACGAAGGCATAGTAGGCTATATTGATGAAGCCATCGCGATATTTAGCAACAGTTGAAAGAAATAGCAATGCCAGGGTGTGATAAAAATGGTAGCTGACTGCCGTCTTCCAGTTCTCAAGATCTGATGCTGAAATGCGGGGCTTCAGTCCATGTGCTCCGAATGCGCCAAGAATAACAGCTGCGATACCAAATACAGAAGCCGTAATGATAATTTTCCTGTTCATATCTTTCTAAATATGCTAAATTAAGTAAACCTTACAACAATTCTAATTGTAAAGATTAAATTTGCAGACAGACCATGAGGAAAATAATCATTCTATGTTCT
The window above is part of the Arcticibacter tournemirensis genome. Proteins encoded here:
- the priA gene encoding replication restart helicase PriA translates to MLELNEEKGELKTFFVDVILPLAISKTYTYRVPQSLNEQVAVGKRVVVQFGKSRIYTAIIYHISENPPKLYEAKYVIDVLDESPVVNQHQLKLWEWISAYYMCHLGEVMQAALPSALKLASETRVVLLKDAVYDKKDFNDKEFLIIDALEIQPELKVSDIVKLLGQKSVFRLLKSLFDKGVIHISEEVVERYKPKQVAYITLHSFYADADNRKALFNVLERSPKQLDILLAYLKLSRSSPYVGKKEILEESGSGNGPLKALIDKEIFVVENRVVSRLKEGDYEHLKEFTLSEEQEQTLEGIKKLFEEKDVVLLHGITSSGKTQVYIRLIEECITSGRQVLYLLPEIALTTQIIERLREYFGSKIGIYHSRLGDNERAEVWTKVLNNEYNVVLGARSAVFLPFTGLGLIVVDEEHESSYKQYDPAPRYHARDTAIYAGRLHEAKVLLGSATPSLESYFNSKTGKYGFAELRQRYGESNLPAIKVVGIAEETSKKTIQSHFTSVLIDGIKEALEKKEQVILFQNRRGYTPLLICKTCGYIPQCIHCDVSLTYHKSTGKLHCHYCGYKQDTVPVCPACGSTHIEQKGFGTEKIEDDLQFIFPEARIARMDLDTTRSKNSFQRILNDFEERRIDVLVGTQIVAKGLDFDHVTLIGIINADSLLNYPDFRAFERSFQLLSQVGGRAGRRGKPGTVIIQAYSTNHRVIQQVIEHDYEDLFRVEIAERKSFRYPPLYRMIRIDVKHKDSHALSAVANRLGQELKKALGERVLGPEDPLVGRIRNFFIKTLYIKVERDGIAISKVKEFLRGLLLNFETDKQNKGTLIQVDVDPY
- a CDS encoding DUF423 domain-containing protein, whose translation is MNRKIIITASVFGIAAVILGAFGAHGLKPRISASDLENWKTAVSYHFYHTLALLFLSTVAKYRDGFINIAYYAFVLGIFLFSGSLYLLSTRAVTGLSAGFLGPITPIGGLMFIIGWLFLLLAAVKNK